In the genome of Hevea brasiliensis isolate MT/VB/25A 57/8 chromosome 14, ASM3005281v1, whole genome shotgun sequence, the window taTTTTGACTATAATCTAAAtattacatttattatttatattatttgatggtataatatttatattagtatttAGAGATTAATGAGTGATTCATAAAATATTACTATTCATAACTTTAGGGGTCAAAAAAATAAtacaattatttttatatttcataaCTAATCTAATAACTATTTTGacctaataataattttaactaaatatttatactttaaattattatataaataataaattattaactattaataattattaaaataattaataattattaaaataattaatatttatgaaattttcataatttactctCTAacctttaaaattaaatataaacacTTATGCCGCACAACAAACTAAATAAGAAATAAGAAATAGTACTTTGACTCCAGTGAAATACTAGATATTACCTTTTAAAACATAGCCATAGTGTTATGGGACAGTAACGGACAAGGGCAGAACCGTAaacgtattaaaaaaaaaaaaaaaaactctctccaGCAACACTGGACTAGCAGAAAGAAAATTAGGTTGTTTTCCTGTGGACGGCTTATTTTCTCTGTGTATCGATCTCTCTCAATCACTTCTCTCTCTCAGCCAAAATGGGGTTAGATTATCTTCTATTTtctctttaattattattattttcaatgtcCTTTTTACTCCTTTTAATTGATTTTTGCATCTGAGTCTGGTGTTTCGAACTTCCGATCTCCGTACTTATGTTTGGTTTCTGAGAAAACTACGGAAAACAGAAGAAAACCCAGTTGCAAAAAACTTGAAAGTTCAGTTATTTTATATGAACTAAAATGCgttaataatcatttaaattgATTAGTATTTGTCTTAGTTTCTTTATTCATAGTTGCTACTATTATCAATGTCAGTGTGGTTTTTAGGCGATAATCCTTCTTCTGAATTCAGTCATTTTCCTCAAATCCTTCATAGATTTTGAACGTTTGAAAGTAGGCTATGATGGTTAATCTGATGTAGTAAGAATTGGTTTATGGccaattatattaaattgaatatgttCGTTACATATTTAAGCATGGTGGAGATGGTAACTTTTTGACAGCCATCTCAAATGACCCAACTCAGTTGGAGATGGTAACTTTTTGACAGCCATTCAAGCCCTTGCCCTTGTGCTACATGTAATGACCATACTGAAAAAGAAAAGCTTTACAAAGGTTTGCAGATTTTCCAATCAATTCTCACACTTTAAAGGATGATGATACCAGTTTTTAACATACTTGAAAATATTCTTGATGCCAAACTATGAACAAGGATCCTTACTTCAATTGAATGCTGTAATAAAGTCCCCACTAAAATCAACGGCTTCCATTCGTCGACTGAGGTCATCAACTTGATTTGCCAAACTACCTACATTTTCCTTGTTATTTTCACCAAATCTATGCACATTATTTTCAGGGCATTGCACCCTGATATCTTCATGCTCATTCAATGGTTGCTTCTTCTCCCTTAAGTAGATATTCCCCTCATCCTCCGCACCTGTTTTACTAGAAGGTCCTGTTGAGGTTCCTGCCAACCGATGCTTGCCATATCTTGTTCTATTTACTGATTCACTGGCGTTGTTAATACCACTTCTGTTTTTGGAAGAAGCGCCCTGTACACCAGAGTGAAATTTCAGACCTCCATTTTGTGCTAAAGCAGCAGAATTTTCCTGGAAATAGAAAATTTCTTCACACAATTACAAGTGTTAATTGACAAAGAATTTACATTTAAcgttaaatgacaaatatagataCCTACTTATCAGGAAAAAGCTCATAAATATATAACTAACCGCATCAAAAAATCCTATTTTTGGTGATGGCATTCGAAGACTTGAAGGTCTCAGTTTTCTTGAAATATTTGGAGAAACAGTACTTTTACACATTGAGACATTGTTGAACTGTGGATTCAAGAGCTTGGTTTCCTGAATTTCATGCCCCAAGGTTTGACCATATCTATGCCTTTCAGAATCTGATGCTTTAGGGGAACCAATGTCAAAAGAAATCTCTCTAAATGGAGTACTTACAGGACTAGCAGCAGAACTATTTGATCTCTGCTTGATAGATGTTGATGATGATTCTGAGGACCATCCATCAATGGAACTAGCAGGTGATGTATAAGAGGACAAATTGGATGTGGACGGTAAACAAATAAAATCACTAGAATTGTCCAACTCAGTTTTATTTTTAACCAAGTATATCAAAGGAGCTCTAAGCCTTGAACCACAAGCATCCAACCGGGAATCAATTGTTCTCCTTCGAGGGTTTGAAGGAGATTTACAAGTGAAATCAGCTGAAGCAGAGCAAAATCCCATAAACTCACTTTCTGCAGCAGGCAAAAATGAAGGCGGCGATTTTGTGGATGCTTTTGAGCTAGAAATAATATTGCATGACTCCCGCAAACACATTTTCTTTGTCATGGCCATACTTTCTCCTAACAATCAAATAGAGGTTGTTACTAATAACAGTAACTCTACTTTCCATTccatcaggaaaaaaaaaaaagaagcaactTTCTGTGAACAAGAAATCTGAGCTTTTAGGTTCTTTACCGCAGGCAGATTTTGTAGCTTTATTATCCATTTTAACATGATTTGCACCCAAAGAAGCCCTTTTGCTGGGAACTATCGATGAAGGGTTAGCACGGCTAGATATCTGCAGTGGCTTAAGAGAAGATGAAGGTTTGGATTCTCCACTTGAATCAGCATGCTTTATTTGACCAGCATGTAATTGATGTTAATTCAGACATGCTCAAAAGTTATTCCTTTCATTATATAATAACACTGGGACTCGCCTATACATCAACTTGGTTAAAGCGTAGCAGCAGAAGCATACCTCTTTAATGGCTATCTGAActctaaaactaaaattttgccAGTTTCAATCATGAGCAATTGAGATGATGATGCATAGGTGAGTCCCCCATACCACACTACCAATAAAAAGTGACACGGCAAATATGACTCATAACAAGTTAAAGAAGATCATGTCAAAAACTTACTTTTACTCCAGATGAAACATGTGGTATTTTTGAAGCTgaaaaaaaagaagatcaaatcAGCACATGAAACTAAGTGCAAATGATCAACACATATACCACAAAGAAGTGAACACAATTCTTTGAGACACAAGTAGTTACCATACCACAaataaaataagtaaaataaaatgAAGCTTTGTCATGGGCTCAACTGCCAAAAACAAGGATGGTAAACATATAAAAAGGGATGCAAAATCAAATTGTGGTGGTAGACCCAATCACAAATAGTTTTAACTCATTTTCAAATGGGAGATTTTTTTTTCCGTTGCACCCACTCCCAGTGAATATATTTACGAAAAGAGAAATAtctcaccatggccatttttccttCCTTTTTCTCTTTTCAGTTTGCAAGTTGAAGTTGCCCCATTGGATGAAGCATCAAGTGACTTGTGAATAGATGCTTTTATATCATCAAAAAGATCAATCTCAAGGCTTGCAAGCGAGTAACAATCACTATTTATGGTAGAATTTGATTCAGCAGACCTCCAGATTTCCTCTTCAAACCTAGGAAATGGAAGTGTTTCTGGCCTTCTAAATCCTCTATTTATGATAGACAACTCGTCAGCATCCAGAACTCCTAAGGACAAAAAAAAGCTTAAAAGTATAAAAATATGTGGAATAAACATAAAATCCCCACAACAAAGAGATATTGACAAATGAAACCTAAAATTGGACTTCTTATGCATGCAAAGTATACCTGCACTTGTAAAAAAGGCACTATCCCAAGCTAAACTTTTGCGCAAACTATCAATTACATTTGTTGGCGTTATTGTGGATTCAAAGGGTAAAGACTTTGGTTCCACATGCCCAGTTATATCTGCCCCGTTATCCCCTACTTTAAAATTAAGAGTCTCAAGCAACTCTTCTGGATCCAATACTCCTGAGCAGGTAGAGAACACATCACAGTAATATTCTAATCCACAGAacaattgaagaactgaaaataATATAATGCACTAAGTAAGCAAGTTTCTTCAACCATAAATAGAACCTGGACTTGTGAAAAAGGCACTATCCCACGCTAAACTCTTGCGCAAGTCACAACCCGATAAAGATTGTATAGTATCTCTCTTCCTAGAATGAAGTATAATGGGAGCATCCATATGTTGAGGATTCAGAGTCTTGATTGACCGAATGTCAACCTTGTTTCTATCATCTGAAAGTTCTGTGAAATTGAAGCATGGGAAAATTAATTTAGGCAAAAACAGAAAGAGTTAAAGAAGGGACTGAGAAGTTAAGTACAAATAACAACTATTGCATTCATATCTACAATCTCCAAGGTTAAAATCATATAACACCAACATTTTGTTGCAGTGACAAATTTTTTCTACACAGCCGCTCATTGTCTATTTAACTGTACATTTGTGACAACCTTGCATTTTTCTTTACGATTTTTTGATAAACAGCTGCTAGTACTAGAAAACTAGGACCTCAAACCAATGGGTCTAATGATCCCTCAGTTGCTGCCATTTACAAGGTTAAGCAAATTCAATCCTCCCTAAACAGATAAAGGGGCAAGATCAGGCACTGCAAAATCTAAAGTGTATTCTAATGtgtaatgaagaagaagaagaagaagaggaagaagacatGCTATATCAAATACCCAATACAGTAAGTGTGTGAATGAACACAAAAAAACGCCTTGATCTTGATTTTCTGGAGGATTTTGCCAATGTGATGATGACTAATGATACCACATTTGATATACATTCTAAAATGGGTTTTGGAATCAGAAACTGAAATCAACTTCCTTTCATGTGAGGATTGTATCGAGAGTCATGGCACAAAACCCATCACTAGTCTGGCTGTCACATAAGAATTTATTGAAGTAATCCAGAATTCAACTACCAAAAGCAATTAAGTATACATGTTAGTAAAATTCAGGAAACAATTCTTGGCCTGAATCAGAAATTCAATGAATGAAtacagaaagaagaaaaagaaagatacAAGAATAACTCAAAAAGATTCATTACCTTTCTTTCTTGCTTGAGAGAGAGTGCCTGAGAATTGAAATTCTTGGAAATCACTTTTGGAGGACATTTTGATGAATTGGAGCCGCTTCTTTGCAttgcaatataataaaaattagaatAAGAGAgagggaaaattcaaaaattgagaGAAATGAAAGAGCAATTATAGAGGGTAATTATTAGTAATTAGTGAAGATAACTGGAAGGAGCGGAATTAGcagattctctttgcttctttttcaAAATGGAAACACTAATAATACCAAATCACGCCTTCTTTTTTACAGAATTTGTCCAATCATATCCCCTTTTTTTCCCCTTCTCTGGGTTATTGATTGATAAATTCTCTGTAGAATTTATGAGATTAGGGATCCAGCCCGCTCCGCCGATCAAATCAATATCTGAGACTATAAAGCTCATTGATTTGACTATTTGAGTTTCGGTAACAAAGTAGTACATGGCATTTTTATATAATATGAAAAGACAATAAATCTTGCAAATaacatattttcataaaaaaatgagATAATAAAACCTTGTAAAGTAGAAGATTTATgtaaaatatcaaataaaatcatCTTAGAAATTATGATAAGAGATATAATCCAACCAAATCAATtgcaaattttttaattcaagttcAATTTTCAATTTAGACTTGTTTTATTGgacctttttaatttttaaattcttatcaTTCGGGTCTACCGTAAAGTTTGTGAAATTCACATAAGATTTCATGAAGTTCATAAATCAATAATATATCAAACATATAACacataaaatcaataaaaattttaattgatttgattttttttattttattttttataaaaatcatgtaaccaaataaaaaaaatggaatttttaaaaaatagagaTTGAAGCGTAGCTGATTAACTTAAGAAAAGATTAAACATTTGCACGTTATGGAACAGTGCACACCATTGTTATAAAATTTGGAAGCCACAAGATGAGCCGGTGATCATAAAAATGGGTTGATCATAAAAATTTGGAATTCAAAAGTTCCTATTGTTAATTCAATGACCCATTAATCTGatggatttaaatttttttaaaaatatcaatgatattaatagttaaatttttaaatttatatttgatcaATAACTAAGATGttatttagatattatttttttatagtattattggaaattttataaaatgatatggtttttctttttatttttaatatataattaatattttatacatGTTAAGAAGATAGTTATCATTTATCTAACATATTCATTGCCAGCAGGGAGAGCACATAGCAAGCACCATAGTAGAAAACCTAACAACACCAATAAAGCTATCCAAGTAGAACCCAGAGTGACTGTATGGAGGATAAAGGCAATGGGTCTAGAAACATTTGTGCTCAAACAGACACTACTCAGTGGAAAATAGGGGAGAGTAGAGGGACCTCGTCCGCTTCTTAATCTCGTTTAGCCAGGATGGCAGCACACCCTTGGTGGGCTCTTCAAACCCTAGGGATGCTTCCTCCTCCTACCCTGCAGCAGCAATTCCTCCTTTCTAGTCTTTTCAAGCACTCAAATGAGCATGCTTAACACCCAGATGCTGCATGTTGATAGAAGCTCCTCCCTTAAGCCACTAGACATCTAGACCTGCAAACAATCATACAACACAACCAATCAACCAACAACAAAGGACTAAGAAACCAAACACAACCTACAGAACTACTGGCAGCGTAAGATTCCTCACTATTCACCTCTATTGCCAACCAAAACACAACTATCTACAACCCATCCCATCAGCAAGAGGGGATAAAGAACCTTTGAATCCGAGATGACATCTAATGAGACGAACCACTAGACAATTCTCTGCTAACTATCATTACACTCCTAAACAAAAAGCAAATCAGGGTGGGATAAAGCTATCTCACTAAGTTAACTACCCAAACTAACACTCTAAGTGATTTTACTTTATATTTTGTATAGATCTTTTTTATAGGGCTTTATTATctcattttttatgaaaatatgttATCTGTAAGAGAGGATTTTCTCTCTCTAAAAGAAGAGAGAGAATGACACTCTAGAGTAATGTGAGAATTTTCATTGCACAtatgaattatattaaaaaacaTGTAACTTTACTGCATTAACATGGCATTGTGACTTTCTTTTAGTAGGGAGATTAGGGGAATAAAGACTCAAATTTAACTCTGTCAAGTAAGTGATATATATTTAACCACTGATAAGCTAAACTATGTGTTATGATTGTTAATTATTGTATTTTAGTAAATGTACTTTGATCAAATTTCTAATTAGGAGTTGGAGTCATTCCTtccaaatttatatttatattaaagttAAAGCAAAGAGAAAGTGATCCTCTCTTTGTTTAGTattcatatttatatttttttaagaacttttgagtttttttttttttacattttgattgagccaattaatataaatatattttttaaatttaattaaaaattaatattttatataattattaattatgacttTGGATGTAAAGACCCAACCAGGGGCCATTATCGACGCTAGGGTCGAGTCAACTTAAAGCTGCCGAAACCAGAGCAAGCTTAAAACCGGTTAATCATGAGTTTATTCCATGCATATACCAAAACCTAAGCAATTCATAAGCAATCACACATTAGTATTTTTatagaaatataattcattttctttGTTTCAGAATTTGAATCCTTCCATATCATACATAACTACTAAAGTATACTCCTTTTGTATATTCGGGAAAAGTTAATGTAATGACTCAACTAGACTTCATTACCTtggaaatataaatatatttattcattgtatgttattttttttttcttttgattggatcaataaatatattattaaatttaattgaaagttaatattttcatataattattaattatgaccTTGAAAATATTACTATATTATTTATATTCATTGTGTATTACTATTTTTTATTTATGGTTTttaatattcaaaattttaattattgcatACAATAAATTAGTGATATAAATTTTGCTTTTTAATGATTTGAATTCTTAAAGTTAccaataatattaatatataatatcatTTGCCCATGCATTGCATGAGTTTGTATATAGAATTTATAAATATGCTTCAAAATGAAATATTTAAGTCAATTAATTTATATGCATACcatttaaaaaatcaaatatattaaatatttttatggtGTAATGAAGATAGAATTTTTAGAGATTATTAATAGAATTAAGATAGAATTAAAGAAAAGATCttcatttatataataaaataaataacagcTTTCCAGTcatttaatcaaaataattatttcaatgtGAACATTTTTTCTTTAAACAGTTAAACATAAATTTtccttactaaaaaaaaaaaatcatcattcACAATGATTTGTTGTATGAACAGCCACTTACTTAACTTATCCCATCTCACCTCTCCTCGAGTTCTTTTCTTTACAATTCATTTGCATGAAAGCATGCAATAATTAACATCTTATCATTTGCTTTTAACTTTGCTTTTAGCAATAACAGTTTTGTTGCAACTGTACTCGCATTTTTTatatagaattttaaattttttatgagaAAATCTTGCATATTTATAAGAGCCTCTCCTGTAAgcacctttttttatttttctcttgttTTTTTTATAGAATTTTATAAGAGTCTCTCCTTATTTTTATCAATGCAATTAAGATAAAGTTAaggaattaatattaaatattagaTTAAGTATTTTtagaattattaataaaaaaatgatttaataaatttttaaataattaataaataaattattaattaaaaaactaataataaatgaattatatcaataaattataaaataattgtattctataatattaatttttttagcaTAAAAAATCATTTATAAAACAATAATCAAAGAGAAATATACTATGAATCCTAAAATAACTAATAAAGGACTATTAATTAAAAGTTTTTGAGAAGTTATTTATTAATATTGTTTTTtaaacaaataataataaaatattaagatttattgaattttaaaataattaataaataactatttgaaaaattattttttattaatattatttcagACAGTACCACATAATTACTGTTAATTCAtataattatttcaaattaaataaacaaataaatatttaaaataattataattaacaatactaaagatataaaaaaatagtattttctgttttcatataattaattaaataagaatATTGTACCCTTTAGcaacaaaaaaatatttaactaattttcttttttattaattaaaattgtgTAAAATtagatataataattaaatatagggCAAATTAACATTAATCCTACAATAATGTAATTCACGCGCCCTGTAATTCATGAATCTCAATTTGAtgcaaattaaacttaaattaatttagctcaaagttaaataaaaaaaatcaaacaaaTAGCATATAAAATCAACAAAAATTCTAGTGGGTttgatttatttgatttttttttttacaaaatcatCTAAGTAAAAAATAGATTTTTTTAATCGATttgaatttattaaataaaaaataaattaaaaaataaaattaaataagaaaatggCAACTGATTCTATCAAATTTTAAATAGAATAAATTTAGAACATATTTAAGTTCGAGGAATAATATCTATAATGAGTCGgatcaaattttatatttattatcgaacttatttacataaataattaattaaatataaaatatattttttataataaaaaaatatatatatttatattatat includes:
- the LOC110637998 gene encoding uncharacterized protein LOC110637998 isoform X4, which gives rise to MSSKSDFQEFQFSGTLSQARKKELSDDRNKVDIRSIKTLNPQHMDAPIILHSRKRDTIQSLSGCDLRKSLAWDSAFFTSPGVLDPEELLETLNFKVGDNGADITGHVEPKSLPFESTITPTNVIDSLRKSLAWDSAFFTSAGVLDADELSIINRGFRRPETLPFPRFEEEIWRSAESNSTINSDCYSLASLEIDLFDDIKASIHKSLDASSNGATSTCKLKREKGRKNGHASKIPHVSSGVKHADSSGESKPSSSLKPLQISSRANPSSIVPSKRASLGANHVKMDNKATKSACGESMAMTKKMCLRESCNIISSSKASTKSPPSFLPAAESEFMGFCSASADFTCKSPSNPRRRTIDSRLDACGSRLRAPLIYLVKNKTELDNSSDFICLPSTSNLSSYTSPASSIDGWSSESSSTSIKQRSNSSAASPETKLLNPQFNNVSMCKSTVSPNISRKLRPSSLRMPSPKIGFFDAENSAALAQNGGLKFHSGVQGASSKNRSGINNASESVNRTRYGKHRLAGTSTGPSSKTGAEDEGNIYLREKKQPLNEHEDIRVQCPENNVHRFGENNKENVGSLANQVDDLSRRMEAVDFSGDFITAFN
- the LOC110637998 gene encoding uncharacterized protein LOC110637998 isoform X1 produces the protein MSSKSDFQEFQFSGTLSQARKKELSDDRNKVDIRSIKTLNPQHMDAPIILHSRKRDTIQSLSGCDLRKSLAWDSAFFTSPGVLDPEELLETLNFKVGDNGADITGHVEPKSLPFESTITPTNVIDSLRKSLAWDSAFFTSAGVLDADELSIINRGFRRPETLPFPRFEEEIWRSAESNSTINSDCYSLASLEIDLFDDIKASIHKSLDASSNGATSTCKLKREKGRKNGHASKIPHVSSGVKHADSSGESKPSSSLKPLQISSRANPSSIVPSKRASLGANHVKMDNKATKSACGESMAMTKKMCLRESCNIISSSKASTKSPPSFLPAAESEFMGFCSASADFTCKSPSNPRRRTIDSRLDACGSRLRAPLIYLVKNKTELDNSSDFICLPSTSNLSSYTSPASSIDGWSSESSSTSIKQRSNSSAASPVSTPFREISFDIGSPKASDSERHRYGQTLGHEIQETKLLNPQFNNVSMCKSTVSPNISRKLRPSSLRMPSPKIGFFDAENSAALAQNGGLKFHSGVQGASSKNRSGINNASESVNRTRYGKHRLAGTSTGPSSKTGAEDEGNIYLREKKQPLNEHEDIRVQCPENNVHRFGENNKENVGSLANQVDDLSRRMEAVDFSGDFITAFN
- the LOC110637998 gene encoding uncharacterized protein LOC110637998 isoform X5, with the translated sequence MDAPIILHSRKRDTIQSLSGCDLRKSLAWDSAFFTSPGVLDPEELLETLNFKVGDNGADITGHVEPKSLPFESTITPTNVIDSLRKSLAWDSAFFTSAGVLDADELSIINRGFRRPETLPFPRFEEEIWRSAESNSTINSDCYSLASLEIDLFDDIKASIHKSLDASSNGATSTCKLKREKGRKNGHASKIPHVSSGVKHADSSGESKPSSSLKPLQISSRANPSSIVPSKRASLGANHVKMDNKATKSACGESMAMTKKMCLRESCNIISSSKASTKSPPSFLPAAESEFMGFCSASADFTCKSPSNPRRRTIDSRLDACGSRLRAPLIYLVKNKTELDNSSDFICLPSTSNLSSYTSPASSIDGWSSESSSTSIKQRSNSSAASPVSTPFREISFDIGSPKASDSERHRYGQTLGHEIQETKLLNPQFNNVSMCKSTVSPNISRKLRPSSLRMPSPKIGFFDAENSAALAQNGGLKFHSGVQGASSKNRSGINNASESVNRTRYGKHRLAGTSTGPSSKTGAEDEGNIYLREKKQPLNEHEDIRVQCPENNVHRFGENNKENVGSLANQVDDLSRRMEAVDFSGDFITAFN
- the LOC110637998 gene encoding uncharacterized protein LOC110637998 isoform X2, with protein sequence MSSKSDFQEFQFSELSDDRNKVDIRSIKTLNPQHMDAPIILHSRKRDTIQSLSGCDLRKSLAWDSAFFTSPGVLDPEELLETLNFKVGDNGADITGHVEPKSLPFESTITPTNVIDSLRKSLAWDSAFFTSAGVLDADELSIINRGFRRPETLPFPRFEEEIWRSAESNSTINSDCYSLASLEIDLFDDIKASIHKSLDASSNGATSTCKLKREKGRKNGHASKIPHVSSGVKHADSSGESKPSSSLKPLQISSRANPSSIVPSKRASLGANHVKMDNKATKSACGESMAMTKKMCLRESCNIISSSKASTKSPPSFLPAAESEFMGFCSASADFTCKSPSNPRRRTIDSRLDACGSRLRAPLIYLVKNKTELDNSSDFICLPSTSNLSSYTSPASSIDGWSSESSSTSIKQRSNSSAASPVSTPFREISFDIGSPKASDSERHRYGQTLGHEIQETKLLNPQFNNVSMCKSTVSPNISRKLRPSSLRMPSPKIGFFDAENSAALAQNGGLKFHSGVQGASSKNRSGINNASESVNRTRYGKHRLAGTSTGPSSKTGAEDEGNIYLREKKQPLNEHEDIRVQCPENNVHRFGENNKENVGSLANQVDDLSRRMEAVDFSGDFITAFN
- the LOC110637998 gene encoding uncharacterized protein LOC110637998 isoform X3, which produces MSSKSDFQEFQFSGTLSQARKKELSDDRNKVDIRSIKTLNPQHMDAPIILHSRKRDTIQSLSGCDLRKSLAWDSAFFTSPGVLDPEELLETLNFKVGDNGADITGHVEPKSLPFESTITPTNVIDSLRKSLAWDSAFFTSAGVLDADELSIINRGFRRPETLPFPRFEEEIWRSAESNSTINSDCYSLASLEIDLFDDIKASIHKSLDASSNGATSTCKLKREKGRKNGHASKIPHVSSGVKHADSSGESKPSSSLKPLQISSRANPSSIVPSKRASLGANHVKMDNKATKSACGESMAMTKKMCLRESCNIISSSKASTKSPPSFLPAAESEFMGFCSASADFTCKSPSNPRRRTIDSRLDACGSRLRAPLIYLVKNKTELDNSSDFICLPSTSNLSSYTSPASSIDGWSSESSSTSIKQRSNSSAASPVSTPFREISFDIGSPKASDSERHRYGQTLGHEIQETKLLNPQFNNVSMCKSTVSPNISRKLRPSSLRMPSPKIGFFDAGASSKNRSGINNASESVNRTRYGKHRLAGTSTGPSSKTGAEDEGNIYLREKKQPLNEHEDIRVQCPENNVHRFGENNKENVGSLANQVDDLSRRMEAVDFSGDFITAFN